One Edaphobacter lichenicola DNA window includes the following coding sequences:
- the rpoB gene encoding DNA-directed RNA polymerase subunit beta, giving the protein MSGESNNSEMRAIRSRLDFSKIPTSIQIPNLIEVQRRSYERFLQMDKLPQEREDNGLQSVFTSVFPITDFRNVSELEFVDFSIGNWECKCGYLKGLNHLRTACTNCGHMVITDPFHPGDVLCNFCGTYNKNTPDFCTKCGDPVGLQLKYDQAECEERGMTYSAPLKVTIRLKIYDKDPETGVKSLRDMKEQEVFFGDIPLMSQNGTFIVNGTERVIVSQLHRSPGVFFETANNRTYFLGKIIPYRGSWVEFEYDQKNTLYVRIDRKRKFLGTIFLRALGLRTDEEILKTFYTVDTINVADGKLSWKVAPEGQLSNLQGTRPAHAITVKGEEIAPATRKISAHTMKGLRSHKIDAVEVETSEFDGAMTAADVVDLTTGELLYEANQELTADKLHKIIQSGVSSIEVFFPERDDVGNIITNTLRRDSVRKPEEALIEIYRKLRPGDPPTLDTATALFEGMFFDPRKYDFSRVGRLKFNIKLYENQDPSGLDKRTLTPEDFYGTIRYLLKLRKNIGVVDDIDHLGNRRVRAVGELMENQFRIGLVRMERAIKEKMSVYQEMSTAMPHDLINAKPVMAAIREFFGSSQLSQFMDQTNPLSEITHKRRLSALGPGGLSRERAGFEVRDVHPTHYGRICPIETPEGPNIGLISSLSCFARINEYGFIESPYRRVKEGRALDYVSVSNAGESGLRQGDYLEIEEARAKNAELKKAGKRTMDLAPFSFYLSAWEEDRHTIAQANIELDAKLNIVQDVVDARRQGNFVLVNKSEVDYVDVSPKQLVSVAASLVPFLEHDDANRALMGANMQRQSVPLLVAEAPFVGTGMEGVTARDSGAVILAKRNGIIDSVDSERIIVRVEGEHHPTQLSREVGSDIYQLTKFKRSNQNTCINQKPIVRKGDRVIKGQVIADGPCTEQGELGLGRNVLVAFMPWRGYNFEDAILISEKLVREDYYTSIHIEEFEIEARDTKLGPEEITRDIPNVSEHALRDLDDSGIIRIGAKIGHNDILVGKVTPKGETQLTPEEKLLRAIFGEKAGDVRDASLTCPPGIEGTVVDVRIFSRKGQEKDERAKQIEQEMIEKLERNLADEIRILTDERLKRLEAILGAKEVLADLHDERTNKKLLNKGDILDRDTIELISTRNLKRIRYADKDPRVNEQIDEIEEMTSRQIDVLRKITNEKIGKMQKGDELSPGVIKMVKVYIAMKRKLSVGDKMAGRHGNKGVIARILPEEDMPYLPDGTPVEIVLNPLGVPSRMNVGQILETHLGWAAHELGKQVAELAATMQSANEVRELFKARFAGTAALNQLLDLDDEQTLRVAAGMKRGIWFGTAVFDGARETEIKALLKAAGLPSSGKSQLYDGMLGDPFEQPATVGYIYMLKLSHLVDDKIHARSIGPYSLITQQPLGGKAQFGGQRFGEMEVWALEAYGAAYILQELLTAKSDDVFGRTKIYEAIVKGEAAIEPGVPESFNVLIRELQSLCLDVELIKQADQKKQPLPAIAAAD; this is encoded by the coding sequence AACGGCCTGCAGTCGGTCTTTACCTCCGTATTTCCCATCACCGACTTCCGTAACGTCTCCGAGCTCGAGTTCGTCGACTTCTCCATCGGCAACTGGGAGTGCAAGTGTGGCTACCTCAAGGGCCTCAACCACCTGCGCACGGCCTGCACCAACTGCGGCCACATGGTCATTACCGACCCCTTCCACCCGGGCGACGTCCTCTGCAACTTCTGCGGAACCTACAACAAGAACACCCCTGACTTCTGCACCAAGTGCGGCGACCCCGTCGGCCTGCAGCTGAAGTACGACCAGGCAGAGTGCGAAGAGCGCGGCATGACCTACTCTGCACCCCTCAAGGTCACCATCCGCCTGAAGATCTACGACAAGGACCCCGAGACCGGCGTCAAGAGCCTGCGCGACATGAAGGAGCAGGAAGTCTTCTTCGGTGACATTCCTCTCATGTCGCAGAACGGCACCTTCATCGTCAACGGCACGGAGCGCGTCATCGTCTCGCAGCTCCACCGTTCGCCCGGCGTCTTCTTCGAGACCGCGAACAACCGCACCTACTTCCTCGGCAAGATCATTCCGTACCGCGGCAGCTGGGTCGAGTTCGAGTACGACCAGAAGAACACCCTCTACGTCCGCATCGACCGCAAGCGCAAGTTCCTCGGAACCATCTTCCTGCGTGCACTCGGCCTGCGCACCGATGAGGAGATCCTCAAGACCTTCTACACCGTCGACACCATCAACGTAGCCGACGGCAAGCTCAGCTGGAAGGTCGCTCCCGAGGGTCAGCTCAGCAACCTGCAGGGCACCCGTCCGGCCCATGCCATCACCGTCAAGGGTGAGGAGATCGCGCCTGCCACTCGCAAGATCTCCGCTCACACGATGAAGGGTCTGCGCAGCCACAAGATCGACGCGGTCGAAGTGGAGACCAGCGAGTTCGACGGCGCCATGACCGCCGCCGACGTCGTCGATCTCACCACCGGCGAGCTGCTCTACGAGGCCAACCAGGAGCTCACCGCCGACAAGCTGCACAAGATCATCCAGTCCGGCGTCAGCAGCATCGAGGTCTTCTTCCCCGAGCGCGACGACGTAGGCAACATCATCACCAACACGCTTCGCCGCGACTCCGTGCGCAAGCCTGAAGAAGCTCTCATCGAGATCTACCGCAAGCTGCGTCCGGGCGACCCACCGACGCTCGACACCGCGACTGCGCTCTTCGAAGGTATGTTCTTCGATCCGCGCAAGTACGACTTCTCGCGCGTCGGCCGCCTCAAGTTCAACATCAAGCTCTACGAGAACCAGGATCCCTCTGGCCTCGACAAGCGTACGTTGACCCCTGAGGACTTCTACGGCACCATTCGCTACCTGCTCAAGCTGCGCAAGAACATCGGCGTCGTCGATGACATCGATCACCTTGGCAACCGCCGCGTTCGCGCCGTCGGTGAGCTGATGGAGAACCAGTTCCGCATCGGCCTCGTCCGTATGGAACGCGCCATCAAGGAGAAGATGTCGGTCTATCAGGAGATGTCGACCGCCATGCCGCACGACCTCATCAACGCCAAGCCAGTTATGGCCGCGATTCGTGAGTTCTTCGGCTCCTCGCAGCTCTCGCAGTTCATGGACCAGACCAACCCCCTCTCGGAGATCACGCACAAGCGCCGTCTCTCCGCCCTTGGGCCCGGTGGTCTGTCGCGTGAGCGCGCTGGCTTCGAAGTCCGCGACGTGCACCCCACTCACTACGGCCGCATCTGCCCGATTGAGACGCCGGAAGGCCCGAACATCGGTCTGATCTCGTCGCTCTCCTGCTTTGCGCGGATCAACGAATACGGCTTTATCGAATCGCCGTATCGTCGCGTGAAGGAAGGCCGTGCGCTCGACTACGTCTCCGTCTCGAACGCCGGTGAGTCCGGTCTGCGTCAGGGCGACTACCTCGAAATTGAAGAGGCCCGTGCCAAGAATGCTGAACTGAAGAAGGCCGGCAAGCGCACCATGGACCTCGCCCCCTTCAGCTTCTACCTCTCGGCCTGGGAAGAAGACCGCCACACGATCGCACAGGCGAACATCGAGCTCGATGCGAAGTTGAACATCGTGCAGGATGTCGTCGACGCCCGTCGTCAGGGCAACTTCGTCCTCGTCAACAAGTCCGAAGTGGACTATGTCGACGTCTCGCCGAAGCAGCTTGTCTCGGTCGCCGCCTCGCTGGTTCCGTTCCTCGAGCACGACGACGCCAACCGTGCGCTGATGGGTGCCAACATGCAACGGCAGTCCGTTCCTCTGCTCGTTGCCGAGGCCCCCTTCGTCGGTACCGGTATGGAAGGCGTCACCGCCCGCGACTCCGGCGCCGTCATCCTGGCCAAGCGTAATGGCATCATCGACTCGGTCGACTCCGAGCGCATCATCGTGCGCGTAGAAGGCGAGCATCACCCCACGCAGCTCTCGCGTGAGGTCGGTTCGGACATCTATCAGCTCACGAAGTTCAAGCGCTCCAACCAGAACACCTGCATCAACCAGAAGCCGATCGTCCGCAAGGGTGATCGTGTCATCAAGGGTCAGGTCATCGCCGACGGCCCATGCACCGAGCAGGGCGAACTCGGCCTCGGCCGTAACGTTCTGGTCGCCTTCATGCCGTGGCGTGGTTACAACTTCGAGGACGCGATCCTCATCTCCGAAAAGCTGGTCCGCGAGGACTACTACACCTCGATCCACATCGAGGAGTTCGAGATCGAAGCCCGCGACACGAAGCTTGGACCGGAAGAGATCACGCGCGATATCCCCAACGTCAGCGAGCACGCACTCCGCGATCTCGATGACTCGGGCATCATCCGCATCGGCGCGAAGATCGGTCACAACGACATCCTCGTCGGCAAGGTAACGCCGAAGGGTGAAACGCAACTGACGCCGGAAGAGAAGCTCCTCCGCGCCATCTTCGGTGAAAAGGCCGGCGATGTTCGCGACGCTTCGCTCACGTGCCCTCCGGGTATCGAAGGCACCGTCGTCGACGTCCGCATCTTCTCCCGCAAGGGGCAGGAGAAGGACGAGCGCGCCAAGCAGATCGAGCAGGAGATGATCGAGAAGCTCGAGCGCAACCTCGCCGACGAGATTCGTATTCTCACCGACGAGCGCCTCAAGCGTCTCGAAGCCATCTTGGGAGCCAAAGAAGTTTTGGCAGATCTCCATGACGAGCGCACCAACAAGAAGCTGCTCAACAAGGGCGACATCCTCGATCGCGACACGATCGAACTCATCAGCACTCGTAACCTCAAGCGCATACGGTATGCAGATAAAGACCCACGTGTGAATGAGCAGATCGATGAGATCGAGGAGATGACCTCACGCCAGATCGATGTTCTCCGCAAGATCACCAACGAGAAGATCGGCAAGATGCAGAAGGGCGATGAACTCTCGCCCGGCGTCATCAAGATGGTCAAGGTCTACATCGCCATGAAGCGCAAGCTCTCTGTCGGTGACAAGATGGCCGGCCGCCACGGTAACAAGGGTGTTATCGCACGAATCCTCCCTGAGGAAGACATGCCGTACCTCCCCGATGGAACCCCGGTCGAGATCGTCCTCAACCCGCTCGGTGTGCCTTCGCGTATGAACGTCGGTCAGATCCTCGAGACGCACCTTGGCTGGGCAGCGCACGAGCTTGGCAAGCAGGTCGCCGAACTCGCTGCAACCATGCAGTCGGCCAACGAAGTCCGCGAGCTCTTCAAGGCGCGCTTCGCCGGTACCGCCGCACTCAACCAGCTTCTTGACCTCGACGACGAGCAGACCCTGCGCGTTGCCGCCGGCATGAAGCGTGGTATCTGGTTCGGCACGGCAGTCTTCGACGGTGCACGCGAGACCGAGATCAAGGCGCTTCTCAAGGCCGCTGGTCTTCCCAGCTCGGGCAAGTCGCAGCTCTACGATGGCATGCTCGGCGATCCATTCGAGCAGCCCGCCACCGTCGGCTACATCTACATGCTCAAGCTGTCGCACCTTGTCGACGACAAGATCCACGCTCGTTCCATCGGACCGTACTCGCTCATCACCCAGCAGCCGCTTGGTGGTAAGGCGCAGTTCGGCGGACAGCGCTTCGGTGAGATGGAGGTCTGGGCCCTTGAAGCTTACGGCGCCGCCTACATCCTGCAGGAGCTGCTCACCGCCAAGTCCGACGACGTCTTCGGTCGTACCAAGATCTACGAAGCCATCGTCAAGGGCGAAGCTGCCATCGAGCCGGGTGTTCCCGAGTCGTTCAACGTTCTTATCCGCGAACTGCAGTCCCTCTGCCTCGACGTCGAACTGATCAAACAGGCCGACCAGAAGAAGCAGCCGCTGCCAGCCATCGCCGCAGCAGATTAG